The genomic window AGACCCGGAGCAGCGGCAGCGCGGTGGGCACCAGCACGGAGCATATTCCGGGGAGCGCGCCCCGGAGCAGCACCCAGTCGACGAGAACCAGCAGCGCTATCCCCAGCCACGCGAGGGAAGTTCGGGAAGGGCAGAGGCACCCGCAAGGCCTGGGGGGCCCAGAGCTGGCCATGGGCGCGCGGGCGCTGCCGGGGGTCGCGCCCCCGCCTGGGACTCTCCGCTGTCCCCGCCGTGCCGGAGGCTCTGGGTGCCGATCGAGTCTGTGCCGGTGAGGGCGCAGGGGCCGGCGGccgggagaagagggaaggaagggcggAGGCAGGGCTTTCGGAAAGTCCCGGGAACGTCAGGTTCAGGCCGCTCTAGCTAGAAGCCAGCCGTTTCGCGGAAAGGGAAAACGAAAGCGGCAGGCTGCTCTGTAGGCAGGCCGGATCTGTAGATCCGCCCCCCTTCAGAATGTGGCCCGCCCAGACTATTTTGGGAGAAGGCGTGGGAATCTGATCTGAGGTTCTGGAGAGAGAAATCTTGAGGCTCCGCCTTCTCCATCAAGCACACTCGTCCTTCCTTTCATTGCTACCTCTTGCGGATCCCACTTGTCGGGACTTTCTTTACCCCAGCCTTGGGACTTTCTTAACCCCAGGCCTTTTCGTCACTTGTCTCTGGGCAGTTCTGTCCTAAGTAGGTTAGCGCCTGGTGCGAAGCCGCACCGAAAGGACCCCGGCGCCCCCTAGCGGTCTTGGTGAGGGCGCGGGGCTATATAGGCTGAGTGCTGCCCTCGGTCCCAGGAAGAAAACCAGTGCCCCAGGCGGCAAGGAGCGCGGCGCCTCGCGGAGATGCTGCGGTCTGGCGAGGTCCACACTGGGGTAAGTAGTCTGTGCTAGAGGTTTAGCAGAGGGGTGGAGAAGGTGGCAAGACAGGGGGACCCCGAAAGCTCTGAGGTGTGAATATGGTGACTAACAGAGTGAGAAGGTAGTTTGTGGCAGTCAGTCAGTGCTTGTAGAGATGCCCTGCGATGAATACAGGGCATGTCTATTCTGAAGAGGGTCTTGAAGGGGTCCGCGAAGGACTAGGCGCGCGACGCTGGTGGAGAAGGAGGTGCTTTGGCTTTTAGCTGGAAGTGTCGAGGGGAAGCTTCTCTGAAGCGCTTTCGCTTTCAACTCTGGACTAGAGAGAGGGGCTGGTTAAATCAAGGAAGGGGGTCGGAGAAGGTGCAGATGGATGAAGAAATGGTGCCCTGGGTGAAGTAGGAGCGCGCTTGGGAGAGGAGAATATGGGCACTGATTCAGAAGGGACAGCTCATCACACAGATCTTTGATAAACTGGCCCCTGCGTAACTCATACCCCCAGCCCTGATAATGGGGGTTCCTTGTGAGCTGGTGGTGCCCTTCACCAGCGTGATCCACGAAGGCTCCTGCTTGGCCCAGGTGCTGCTGTGCTCCCTTCCCTGGGTCGTCCCTGCCCACTCCCATCCGCCCGCCCTGGCTCAAGGCTGGCTGGCTTCTGCTCCCAAACTACTGCCACCACCCTTGGCTTGGGGGCAGCTTTGTCTTAGAGAAATAACCTCTAGAATAGGGCTGCCCTTATTCAATGGCCCTCTCTTCATGGTAAGTCAATATGTCTGAAACCACACTCAGGGCTATAGCCCTGGGGTCCAGAGTAACCTATGGGGTGATGAGAATGCACTAAAACCATTTATAAGGTAGAAaatctcccctccctgcctgatGAGCAGTGTGGGAAGTAGGAAACAGAAGTCAAAACAAGAGGTGGGAGTTAGACCTGGGTTTTAGTCCCAGTCTGCTATTAACTCTGGGTGACCTTGATAAGTCAGTTGCCTCCTCTATGATTCAGTCTCCTCATTCAAACCAAGAATCTTTAAGGCTCTTTCCAACTCAACAGGAGTAGAAACCGTATAGCTTTATTCCTTTCACCTTCCTGAAttcttttccttgatttcttttcttgaCCTGAAAAAGTCAGCTCAAACTCCCCCAACAAGCCGCCTCAACGGTACAGATCTCTTCCCCTAGCTACTGTTGATCTCTTGATCAGAAATCCTTAAATGAAAGCTTCATGTTAAATCATCCTGGCTGCTTCCCTCCTTACTAATGCATGACCCTGCTAACCACTGCGGCCCTTGATGTTTTCTGCTCTTTAATAAGCTAGTTAAGGGGGATGTGGGGTAGAAAATTGTGGGCCAAAAGAAGACATGACCCTGTTTCCCAAGGTCACAGTCACTTGCTCTGTGTTGGGTCCGTACcatatctgcacacacacacacaccaagcacaCGTGGTGGAAGTAATTCACCTGTGGGGCTGCCTTGCACCACAAGTACTGGGGCGCCAGCGATTGAAAGTGCCCCCCGAGCCAAATGTCTATCTCTGAAAACCTCATCCCACCTCTTTCTTTATAGTTGGGAAGGATTCTACTTAGGAAGGTTGGGACCTACGGATGTGATTCTTTCGACGAGGCTATGACCTTCTCTTGCAGCTAGGAGAGAAGatagagaaaatgggaagatggAAGGGAAATCCCGTATTGGGAGTCATCTTGGCCTAAAttactgtatgaccttgagccagtcacctcccctctctgggaatgtttcctcatctgtaacatgagaGAATCAAGACTCTTCTTGCTCTGACATCCCATCCTCCACATCTCCGCAGACAACCATCATGGCAGTGGAGTTCGACGGAGGTGTTGTGGTGGGTTCTGACTCCCGGGTGTCTGTAGGGTAAGTACCCGTCAAGGTGAATTCTTCTGGAAGGAAGTCAATGGTTCCCAAAACAGATTATTCTTACCCATTCATGAAGAGAGTGGTAAAGTAGAACTTTGAAGAAATTGAGTTAACCTTTCAGAAAGGCCCCTATAATGAGATATATGGCAAGTGTATGGGTCCCTGAATTCATGGAGGAGAATCAGGAGCCTGAATGCTTATGTGGCCTGTCCCTACAGGAGTGGGTATATAAGAATAAGGTATGAGAAGGAGGTAGGATACAAAGATTTCAGGGTCCCTCCTTCCATCTAtgtttagaaatagaaaagatcgttctgggcacctgggtggttcagtcagctgagatctgactcttgatttcagctcaggtcatgatcccagggtcgtgggatcgagccccaagtcctcactgagtgtgaagcctgcttaagattctttctctccttctctctgtctctctctcccactcatgctctcccccactcatgctctctctctaaaatgaaatgaaatgagatgaataaaatagaataaaataaaataaagtagaaaggaaagaaaagatggttcTGCCAAGCAGATATCCTAGCTTCTCATCCGGTACATGTTGAACTAATTTTGTCTCCTCCATCCTGACCAGTTTCCTCATATGCGAAATGGGTATATGGGATTAGGTCAATATTGCTTACTTTATGTCCCAAAGAACACACAACTTCCTCTAGATGGGTATAGTAAAGAAAAATTGCTTAAGCACATTATTCTTAAggtactattttttgttttattataaactCTAAGCCTGAAAAATAAGTCTAATTTTGATCATTACTTgcaatattttgtttaatttgagatgatttttttcctgctctaaTCCAAGTATTAAATTTCACGTACTCTGTGGTGGCTGTTCTCTTGTCAAATAAATTTGACAAACACTGGATGATTAACCTCAAAAATTGTGGCAACACTAACGCTGATGACTGTTGACTCCTTCCCGGCAGAAAGGCAGTGGTAAACCGAGTGTTTAACAAGCTGTCTCCACTACATCAACACATCTATTGTGCTCTCTCTGGTTCGGCTGCTGATGCCCAAGCCATGGTTGACATGGCCGCCTACCAACTGGAGCTCCATGGGTATGAAGCTTTAGGGTTCTCAGTCCACAATCACTAGAGTTCTCCCAACCAGAAAACCACTATAGTGTCCTATTTCAGGAGCACTGCAGTGAAAAGTGGAAAATTCTTGTTTGGACTCctgtttttattatctttgaaCTGGCACTTGAATCCCAAACctggtttctgcatctgtaaagtAGAGGTAATTAATAATACCTATCCTATCTCACCCAATGGTTATTTTGAGAATCAAATGATCCATGCGAAAATGACTTGAAAATTGTAAATCACTATCCTAATATAAATAACGAGAAAGAAGATGATGATGTGGCCTACCATACTATCAGGCAGTTACCCTGTGAGAAGCCAAGATCACTGGTGCAGAAATAAAGCTTATCTGCTTTTATCCATAGAGGCAGGGCCGTTGCAGCCAAGAGTTATACAATTGGGGGATGGGTGGGTAGGACAAAGAGTAAAGGAGGGGAACATTGAAATCTTCTTAACAGTTGGTGGTGTGAGATTGGTCTCCCTGTACATGTGGGAGAGAAGCTGGAGTTTGAACTATTACAAGTATGGGTTTCAGATTTCAGGTGTCCCTTGGCAGGGATCATGGTAACAGCACAGGAGGGTGGAACGTCTGGAAATTATATTGACCCCTATTACTAACACTTCCTTTAGGTTGGAACTGGAAGAATGTCCGCTTGTTCTAGCTGCTGCCAACGTGGTAAGGAATATCTCTTATAAATATCGGGAGGACCTGTCTGCACATCTCATAGTAGCTGGCTGGGACCAACGTGACGGGGGCCAGGTGAGTCTTTCCCAATGTACTCCCTCCCTTGGTGTTCCCCACTACCctagagagggagatagaggtcATATGTCATTCTAGCAATGAGTTCCAAGGACACTGCCTTTAAAAGCATAGTATAATCTCAACGGATGGGAAAAAGAGATAGTGGGGCTTCGTTGCAGAATAGAGACATCCTGACTGTCTCAGTGGCAAGGAGAGGATTGATGCTTCCATAGTCTGACCTGAGGACACCTCCCCTAGGTGTACGGAACCCTGGGAGGAATGCTGACTCGGCAGCCCTTTGCCATCGGTGGCTCTGGCAGCACCTATATCTATGGTTATGTGGATGCGGCATATAAACCAGGCATGTCCCCTGAGGAGTGCAGGTGCTTCACCACCAAAGGTAACTAACCAAGTGGAAGGGTGCCTGGGGAGGGTTTTCAAACACAGGAAGGAAGTTGAGAGTAAGGAACACAATGAGGAATACATGAGTGACCATTTAATGTCCAAACTGgaacacttttgagagtgaaagaatgCAGGACAATGCTACACTAGATGGGACTTCAGAACAAAGGCATAAGTCTGACTGTTTTTTTGAGTACCCcatattaaaatatacagttaCTCTATGAATCACTGGTGTGCTAGAGTGGGCTTGGGCTAGCTCATGAGATCAATTGTTAAATATTCAAGGTTCATAAGCTGCTTATTTAGCTATTCATAACTTGAAATCCATTATGGTGAGAGTTTTGAGACCACCAACACCAGGAGATGTTACatataaagactttatttttttaagttggtttaccagcacaccacttgATATGTGTTCCTAGGAGATGGGTTTTGAGTTCTGAAAGTGGTAGTAAGCTTATAGACAGGACgggaaggaaaagatttctgaGGCTAagtcattctctttccctctctccaacCTGAAACCCTCTGCAGCTATCGCTCTGGCCATGAACCGGGATGGCTCTAGTGGGGGTGTCATCTACCTGGCCACTATTACAGCTGCTGGTGTGGACCATCAAGTAATTTTGGGTAATGAGCTGCCGAAATTCTATGACAAGTGAATCTTCCTCAGACCTCCTTTCCTTATTTTGTAATAAACTGTCTGGGACCAGAACCTGGTATGGTCAATGGAAAATGGGTGCTCAAGGAGATGAAGGTTAGGGGAGGGGGCTTCTTCCCTCCCAGAAGTTAgataccctttctttttttttttttttaattttttttcaacgttttttatttatttttgggacagagataaacagagcatgaacgggggaggggcagagagagagggagacacagaatcggaaacaggctccaggctccgagccatcagcccagagcccgacgcggggctcgaactcacggaccgcgagatcgtgacctggctgaagtcggacgctcaaccgactgcgccacccaggcgccccatagatacCCTTTCTTAATGTGTTCATTCACATTAAAGATCAATACATGACAATTGCTTAAAATTGAATGATTTGTGAGTCTCAAAGAACAATAACAGCCATCAAAACACTGAGCAAGGTATTCGCTAAATGCTTATAAACTTTATCTCTTATAACCCAAACAAAAGAACGTACATGGATTAGACTACTACTTCCATTTACAGACAGATGAAGGCTTAGAAAAGGTTAGTCCCTTAACCAAAGTCAAAGCAAATTCAAAAGCAGAAATCTggaatttagttctttttttttaccgTATGCCCTTCCTCTCCCACTATATGTCTTCCTTGAAATCTGCAACAGTTACCAGCACAGTAGTTGACACTTAAGAAGTTATTACCAGATGCCTGAGTAACTGTTGTTAAACAGGCCGACTTACAGCCCAATCTTTGCCATGCACCTACCAAGTGACAGGACAAGTTATTCCCCTTCTGTGAGCCCTCACTTCCTCTTCTGTCAGGTAAAGATGTTGAGCTACTTCTAAGGTGGGATATGGCTTGGATATCCAATGTCATTTTGCTAATAAGTGAGCAGTTAAGAGATATATTTAACAGAAATCATAGTAGGCTACCCAGGAAGCTGctgtctgcttttctttctggatCTCGGGCTTAACATATAAATTCAAAGTACCCTAAAACAAGCCTATGCCCTCGGGAGTATGTGTTTcatttggaggagaaaaaaaaaatctaaaattgtaGAGACTTGAGTTCTTTCTAGCCAtgatatttaatttattctgaaGTTTAAAGTAATAGCTTAAGAACCTATCTCTCCCACTAATCATAACTAGAAACTCTGGAAAGCAGACAAAAAGCAAGTGCGGAAGGACTCTGAACAGTAGACAAAAACAGGTGGGCTATGAGGAGAGCCCAAACTTGGAGAGGAACGCTCCCCATGGGTAGTTTTggatttgtctccctctttcatcTCCCAGCTTTGTCCTGAAGTCAGGCCTCAGGTGCAAAGCCGCAGTGCCCTAAATTGCCTAGAGAAACATCATTGTTCTGGCTGGAGGAATGGAGGAACCgggaaaaaggaaccctgtgTAGGGGGGAGAGTGCAGGGAGGTTCCCACATGAGGGAGCTGGCTGGAGAAGGGGATTCCTTGATTCTGGGTTGGAACTCTCACGAGTACCGAGTGACCCTGAGATACACAAACGTGAGGCACAGCACGGACTTTTTGAGAGCTGAACTAAGATTTAagccttttaaaattagaaagctgtctttttctttattgGCCAATGAATTGTGTCTTGTGTCCCTCATTCCAAAAAGGACTTGTAGCAGTTCACAGAGACAAACACAACtgaaaaaggggaaggaagagaagaaactggggcagagagaaaataaagctaGGAAATAAGTAAAGCCAGGGGATCaaactaaaatacaaaatgaacatcttctgttaagattctcaggatccacataacagtaaaaacatatggtatttgtctttctctgtatgacttatttcacttagcataacactctccagttccatgggggaggggaagaaaaaaaaaaaagaggttagactctgagggagagagccaaagcataagagactcttaaaaactgagaacaaactgagggttgatggggggtgggagggaggggagagtgggtgatgggtagtgaggagggcaccttttgggataagcactgggtgttgtatggaaaccaatttgacaataaatttcatattaaaaaaatgaacatcaaaaagaaaagaaaagaaatggagtacTGGATTTGTCTTATACTGGCAAACAAGAGCAAATtgtaaaatattcagaaattgtGAAAGACAATTGCTAACCATGGGTATCTTAACATTGGCCATGATTGGAAGTATTTATTCTACAGAAACCAGGAATGTTACAtgtcagaatttttttccccagagagccAGTTTAACAGGGCATATATTTATCAACCAGCTACAGATGGGTAAAAAACAATTGGCTCTGAGCTACAAGGTAgtgaaaacaaagaaggaaaggaaatcaggTATGAGGTTCAAAAGATTCATATAAAAGGTACagcacttggggcacctgggtggctcagtcggttgagtgtccaacttcggctcaggtcatgatctcgcagtctgtgagtttgagccccgcatcggactctgtgctgacagcctggagcctgtttctgattctgtgtctccctctatctctgcccctcccctgctcatgctctgtctctctgtctctctgtctctctctctctcttgtcaaaaataaataaacctttttttaatgtaaaaaaataataaaaggtaacagcacagggaatataattaatgatattgtaatagtgttgtgtggtgacagatggcagctacaacTTGTGTTGGACATAGCATAACATAAACTTGTGggatcactatgttatacacctgaaactaatataacattatgtgtcaaccatacttcaatttttaaaaattaactaaaaagaaACCATCCAACAAAAACAACTCTATATGCATGAATAAATTTTCAAGTCACATAGAGGATTTGCAAAAACAGGATATGCATGATACCCTAAAGGAAACTACAGTAGATTCCAAAGTATCAGTATCTTTGAAAAAAGCTACATTATATAGCCATATTATACTAAAAGTAGAACTTGATAACAAAAGCATACCTAAAATTCTCACAGTTTGCAAACTAAGAAAGTATTAATGAATAACGTGGATTTAAAAGgcagtcatggggtgcctgggtggctcagccacttaagtgtctgactttggctcgggtcatgatctcacagcccatgagttcaagccccacttcgggctctgtgctgaccatgcagagcctagagcctgcttcacattctgtgtctgcccgtcctccactcacactctgtctctcaaaaataaataagtgttaaaaaataacaataatagtaaatGATAAATGGCAacgacattttaaaaaataaaaggcagtcaTGAGAGAAAATAACACGTTTAGAACTAGGTGGTAAAAATGTTGCATATCAAATTTTATGAGATGCAGTTAAAGCAGTACTCAGAATTTTACAGCTTCAAATACATTTATTACAAcaagaaaagttaaatataaatggcCTAAAATCTctccaaaattttgaaaaagagtgattgaataaacttaaagcaataagaaggaaagaaattataaagataagAATAGAAAGCAATTTAATAGAGAACAAAAACTATGTAGTAAAAATTCACAAAACCGAAAgctccttcttaaaaaaatatttgtaagataCTCAAATTTAGAACAAGACTGATGATGAATaaaggggagagaaaatgaagaaacaaaatacgGAATGAAAAGGGGAGAAGAGCCTACAAATATTACAGATATGAAACTTAATAAAGGGTAAAATTATCAAATCAAATCCAAAATTGAAAAATTTCGATGAGACAGATAGCTCctagaaaaatttaaactaaTGCAATTtgtacaagaaataaaaatttgagaataccaataaatattgaagaaatgaaaaaagttgCTAATAGCatctgataaaaataatttttttaaatgcccacaTGGTTTCACAGGTGAGTTCCATCAAACATTCAAAGAGTATACAACTCCTATCATATGtgcttttttccagaaaatagaaaaaagattaAAGCTGTTCAGCTAATTTTATTAGGCTAGCATAATCTTGATTTCAAAATGAGGTatggggagggcgcctgggtggctgagttggttaagtgtcctactcttgatttctgcttgggtcatgatctcacttgatttcggctcaggtcataatctcatggttagtgggtttgagccccacgtcaggttctgcactgacagcacagagcctgcttgggattctctctccctctctctctgcctctctctctctcaaaataaataaataaacatttttaaaagaggcGGGGGAACAAAAAAGGTAATAGAATGAACTGTTAAGCACAAAGCAACTCACtttgaataaagaatatatacacacaaaacaatacacatttttcaAGAATACATATAACCAAAAGATATATACAAAACACAGGAGAAGGGTTGCCTTTGGTGAAGGGAAAGAAACTGGAATTTGGGAAACGtgcatcaaaagaaataaatagtaacaaACATAGAGAAGATTTTGTATGGACCAGTGATGACCATGTGCCACGAACTGAGGAATATAATTCTAATATTTGtgtgtaagatttttttaaaattaatgagtCAAAGAAAATCATAGCTCTGAGAGCAATTTATTCTATATTTCCATGACAAATATTCGATAATTCCCTATTTTTTCCATCTAATTAAATACAGGGAATATAGTTAAAGAGTTCAGTTGAGGATCAGGATTTAGACAGGGgagatagaaattaaaaaagcTTAGATTCCTCCCTACATTTACAGCATCTCTTTCCAATTAATTATCTCcagtaatatgtattttttattctaagtCTTTTAGAATCTAATAAACATCCTCTTTTTTATATAATGAGCCAGAATATATGGATTATCTTTGGTCCTCTTTACCAAATTCTTAACTCTGCTGGTTATGGGCATACATTGTAAGAAGAAAACTGTCTTAATTCCATTGACCTTATTCAGAAGCATTGGAAATTGGTTCAACAATATTCAACTTTACCCAACAATGTTTATGACAGAGTTGTATGTGGAGTATAGGTATGTGTAATACAGACTATATGCTCTC from Neofelis nebulosa isolate mNeoNeb1 chromosome 6, mNeoNeb1.pri, whole genome shotgun sequence includes these protein-coding regions:
- the PSMB9 gene encoding proteasome subunit beta type-9 isoform X2, which translates into the protein MLRSGEVHTGTTIMAVEFDGGVVVGSDSRVSVGKAVVNRVFNKLSPLHQHIYCALSGSAADAQAMVDMAAYQLELHGLELEECPLVLAAANVVRNISYKYREDLSAHLIVAGWDQRDGGQVYGTLGGMLTRQPFAIGGSGSTYIYGYVDAAYKPGMSPEECRCFTTKAIALAMNRDGSSGGVIYLATITAAGVDHQVILGNELPKFYDK
- the PSMB9 gene encoding proteasome subunit beta type-9 isoform X1, with the protein product MLRSGEVHTGTTIMAVEFDGGVVVGSDSRVSVGRKAVVNRVFNKLSPLHQHIYCALSGSAADAQAMVDMAAYQLELHGLELEECPLVLAAANVVRNISYKYREDLSAHLIVAGWDQRDGGQVYGTLGGMLTRQPFAIGGSGSTYIYGYVDAAYKPGMSPEECRCFTTKAIALAMNRDGSSGGVIYLATITAAGVDHQVILGNELPKFYDK
- the PSMB9 gene encoding proteasome subunit beta type-9 isoform X4 — its product is MAVEFDGGVVVGSDSRVSVGKAVVNRVFNKLSPLHQHIYCALSGSAADAQAMVDMAAYQLELHGLELEECPLVLAAANVVRNISYKYREDLSAHLIVAGWDQRDGGQVYGTLGGMLTRQPFAIGGSGSTYIYGYVDAAYKPGMSPEECRCFTTKAIALAMNRDGSSGGVIYLATITAAGVDHQVILGNELPKFYDK
- the PSMB9 gene encoding proteasome subunit beta type-9 isoform X3, producing the protein MAVEFDGGVVVGSDSRVSVGRKAVVNRVFNKLSPLHQHIYCALSGSAADAQAMVDMAAYQLELHGLELEECPLVLAAANVVRNISYKYREDLSAHLIVAGWDQRDGGQVYGTLGGMLTRQPFAIGGSGSTYIYGYVDAAYKPGMSPEECRCFTTKAIALAMNRDGSSGGVIYLATITAAGVDHQVILGNELPKFYDK